A stretch of the Malus sylvestris chromosome 10, drMalSylv7.2, whole genome shotgun sequence genome encodes the following:
- the LOC126587037 gene encoding uncharacterized protein LOC126587037 encodes MIEMKGVIHPSVNSKRRFFASETRKWTERVALYPKNRVFFVGNLVQMHVAVVFDGMLYFLSDDGFVIGLDPYENYITPPPASPTSSSTTSTVDGNNYINCHFIDKPEGEDAVKSDFLGAFRSSSGSYMGMCLLVLDSSGSFRDLCAWDYVKDDQAAAGKCYWRLGGRVNLKRTLIEAWKTKVSYEMMAKGGTTSHSCSHGGRS; translated from the exons ATGATAGAGATGAAAGGTGTAATTCATCCCTCGGTCAATTCAAAGCGGAGATTTTTTGCTTCCGAGACTCGTAAATGGACAGAAAGAGTTGCATTATACCCAAAAAATAGAGTATTTTTTGTTGGTAATTTGGTTCAAATGCATGTGGCAGTTGTTTTCGATGGAATGTTGTACTTCTTGAGCGATGATGGCTTTGTTATTGGTCTGGATCCCTACGAAAACTATATCACTCCTCCTCCCGCGAGTCCTACTAGTAGTAGTACTACTAGTACTGTTGATGgtaataattatattaattgtCATTTCATTGATAAGCCTGAAGGTGAAGATGCAGTAAAATCTGACTTCCTAGGTGCGTTTAGATCATCATCAGGATCTTATATGGGAATGTGCCTGCTCGTTCTAGATAGTTCAGGTTCCTTTCGTGATCTGTGTGCTTGGGATTACGTGAAAGATGATCAGGCTGCAGCAGGCAAATGCTATTGGAGATTAGGAGGCAGAGTGAACCTGAAAA GAACGCTAATCGAAGCTTGGAAAACTAAGGTTTCTTATGAAATGATGGCCAAAGGTGGTACTACTTCCCATTCATGCTCCCATGGTGGCCGATCCTGA
- the LOC126587028 gene encoding beta-galactosidase 8-like isoform X1 codes for MMGSKNWVALVLFVLLVFEGYFTETVVSATVTYDHRALVIDGKRRILQSGSFHYPRTTPEVWPEIIKKAKEGGIDVIETYVFWNYHEPVKGQYYFEGRFDLVKFVKTVQESGLLVHLRIGPYACAEWNYGGFPIWLHFIPGIQFRTTNAPFKKEMKIFLAKIVEMMKMENLFASQGGPIILTQVENEFGNVEGSYGVGGELYVKWAAETAVSLNTSVPWVMCVQDDAPDPVINTCNGFYCDEFTPNSPSKPKMWTENYSGWFLGFGNPIPFRPVEDLAFAVARFFETGGTFQNYYMYFGGTNFGRTAGGPLVATSYDYDAPIDEYGFLRQPKWGHLRDLHLAIKQCEEYMISSDPTQMKLGTNLEAHIYHKTSNECAAFLANYDSSSDANVTFNGNIYFLPAWSVSILPDCKNVIFNTAKVVSQRNIGHSPFALTPGVHDFILEPASWSWYKERVGTWSNNSFTDSGLLEQISTTKDVSDYLWYTISINVNENIITRQEEELFLHIESLGHAALVFVNKRLVGFGYGNHEDASFIVDEKITLNHGNNTIDLLSMMIGVQNYGPWFDVAGAGIFSVVLRDLKNRTNDLSFEEWTYQVGLEGEYLGLDNISLANSSLWTTGAAPPLNQSLIWYKVSFLAPEGKGPLALNLASMGKGQAWVNGQSVGRYWQAYLSPSTGCVNGSDCDYRGAYNASKCLRNCGQPAQTLYHIPRTWIHTEDNLLVLHEELGGDPSKISLRTKTGQEICAHVSETDPPPASSWKPNSELISQNPEVQLTCERGWSITSINFASFGTPIGNCGTFASGACSADILSIVQQACLGQEGCSIPISAATLGDPCPGVLKSLAVEAICSE; via the exons ATGATGGGGAGCAAGAATTGGGTAGCATTAGTTCTGTTTGTCCTTTTAGTTTTTGAAGGTTATTTCACTGAAACTGTGGTTTCTGCCACCGTGACATATGACCACAGAGCACTGGTTATTGATGGGAAGCGGCGGATTTTGCAGTCGGGATCTTTTCATTACCCTCGAACCACTCCGGAG GTGTGGCCGGAAATTATTAAGAAAGCGAAGGAAGGGGGAATAGACGTGATTGAGACTTACGTTTTTTGGAACTACCATGAGCCAGTAAAAGGCCAG TACTACTTTGAAGGCAGATTTGATTTGGTGAAATTTGTGAAGACAGTCCAAGAATCAGGCCTTCTAGTTCATTTGAGGATTGGCCCGTATGCTTGTGCTGAATGGAACTAcgg GGGATTTCCAATTTGGTTACACTTTATTCCCGGAATTCAGTTTCGCACAACAAATGCACCTTTTAAG AAGGAAATGAAGATATTTCTTGCAAAAATtgttgaaatgatgaaaatgGAGAATCTCTTTGCATCACAAGGAGGCCCAATCATTCTTACTCAG GTTGAAAATGAATTTGGAAATGTTGAAGGGTCCTATGGGGTTGGCGGAGAATTATATGTCAAATGGGCTGCAGAAACTGCTGTTAGTCTCAATACATCTGTACCTTGGGTGATGTGTGTGCAAGATGATGCCCCGGATCCAGTT ATAAACACATGCAATGGATTTTATTGCGATGAGTTTACTCCAAATTCCCCATCCAAACCGAAGATGTGGACAGAGAATTACAGTGGATG GTTCCTTGGATTTGGCAATCCAATCCCCTTTCGACCTGTTGAGGACCTTGCTTTTGCTGTTGCACGATTTTTCGAAACAGGTGGCActtttcaaaactattacatG TATTTTGGCGGTACCAACTTTGGGCGAACTGCTGGAGGCCCTTTGGTTGCAACGAGCTATGATTATGATGCTCCTATAGATGAATATG GTTTTCTTAGACAGCCAAAATGGGGACATCTGCGTGACTTGCACCTGGCAATAAAACAGTGTGAAGAATATATGATCAGCTCTGATCCGACACAAATGAAACTTGGTACTAATTTAGAG GCACATATCTACCATAAAACATCCAATGAGTGTGCGGCATTTCTTGCTAATTATGACAGTAGTTCAGATGCAAATGTCACTTTTAATGGAAATATCTATTTCCTTCCAGCTTGGTCTGTGAGCATCCTTCCGGATTGTAAGAATGTTATATTTAACACCGCTAAG GTTGTCTCACAAAGAAATATTGGACATTCTCCTTTCGCCCTCACACCCGGTGTACATGATTTCATACTGGAACCAGCTTCATGGAGTTGGTATAAAGAGAGAGTTGGTACTTGGAGTAACAATTCATTTACTGACTCAGGCTTACTGGAGCAGATAAGTACTACGAAAGATGTTAGTGATTATTTATGGTATACAATAAG CATTAATGTGAatgaaaacataataacccgTCAAGAGGAAGAACTTTTTTTACACATCGAGAGTCTGGGACATGCAGCCCTAGTTTTCGTAAATAAAAGACTTGTGG GATTTGGATATGGTAACCATGAAGATGCAAGTTTCATCGTTGATGAGAAGATTACTCTAAACCACGGAAACAATACAATAGATTTGTTGAGTATGATGATTGGTGTACAG AATTACGGGCCGTGGTTCGATGTTGCAGGAGCAGGAATCTTTTCTGTTGTTCTTAGAGACTTGAAGAACAGAACAAATGATCTTTCTTTTGAAGAATGGACCTACCAGGTGGGACTTGAGGGGGAATACCTTGGATTGGATAACATAAGCCTTGCAAACAGTTCACTGTGGACTACAGGGGCTGCTCCACCACTTAATCAGAGTTTGATATGGTACAAG GTTTCATTCCTTGCTCCTGAAGGCAAGGGTCCTTTGGCGTTAAATCTTGCTAGCATGGGAAAGGGACAAGCGTGGGTTAACGGGCAGAGTGTAGGGAGATATTGGCAAGCCTACCTCTCGCCATCAACTGGTTGCGTAAACGGCAGTGATTGTGACTACAGAGGAGCCTATAACGCATCTAAATGTCTAAGGAACTGTGGTCAACCGGCTCAAACTCT GTATCATATTCCCCGTACATGGATACATACCGAAGATAACCTTCTAGTTCTCCACGAAGAGCTTGGTGGTGACCCTTCAAAGATTTCTTTGAGGACAAAAACTGGCCAAGAAATATGTGCACATGTATCCGAGACTGATCCTCCGCCTGCCAGTTCTTGGAAACCAAACTCGGAACTCATATCTCAAAACCCTGAAGTTCAACTGACCTGCGAACGAGGATGGAGTATCACTTCAATCAATTTTGCTAGCTTTGGAACTCCTATTGGAAATTGTGGCACATTCGCTTCGGGAGCTTGCAGTGCTGACATCTTATCAATCGTTCAGCAG GCTTGCCTTGGCCAAGAAGGATGTTCAATCCCTATCTCCGCGGCAACCTTGGGCGATCCTTGCCCCGGAGTGCTTAAGAGTTTAGCTGTCGAAGCTATTTGCAGTGAATGA
- the LOC126587028 gene encoding beta-galactosidase 8-like isoform X2, which yields MMGSKNWVALVLFVLLVFEGYFTETVVSATVTYDHRALVIDGKRRILQSGSFHYPRTTPEVWPEIIKKAKEGGIDVIETYVFWNYHEPVKGQYYFEGRFDLVKFVKTVQESGLLVHLRIGPYACAEWNYGGFPIWLHFIPGIQFRTTNAPFKKEMKIFLAKIVEMMKMENLFASQGGPIILTQVLPFDGSYGVGGELYVKWAAETAVSLNTSVPWVMCVQDDAPDPVINTCNGFYCDEFTPNSPSKPKMWTENYSGWFLGFGNPIPFRPVEDLAFAVARFFETGGTFQNYYMYFGGTNFGRTAGGPLVATSYDYDAPIDEYGFLRQPKWGHLRDLHLAIKQCEEYMISSDPTQMKLGTNLEAHIYHKTSNECAAFLANYDSSSDANVTFNGNIYFLPAWSVSILPDCKNVIFNTAKVVSQRNIGHSPFALTPGVHDFILEPASWSWYKERVGTWSNNSFTDSGLLEQISTTKDVSDYLWYTISINVNENIITRQEEELFLHIESLGHAALVFVNKRLVGFGYGNHEDASFIVDEKITLNHGNNTIDLLSMMIGVQNYGPWFDVAGAGIFSVVLRDLKNRTNDLSFEEWTYQVGLEGEYLGLDNISLANSSLWTTGAAPPLNQSLIWYKVSFLAPEGKGPLALNLASMGKGQAWVNGQSVGRYWQAYLSPSTGCVNGSDCDYRGAYNASKCLRNCGQPAQTLYHIPRTWIHTEDNLLVLHEELGGDPSKISLRTKTGQEICAHVSETDPPPASSWKPNSELISQNPEVQLTCERGWSITSINFASFGTPIGNCGTFASGACSADILSIVQQACLGQEGCSIPISAATLGDPCPGVLKSLAVEAICSE from the exons ATGATGGGGAGCAAGAATTGGGTAGCATTAGTTCTGTTTGTCCTTTTAGTTTTTGAAGGTTATTTCACTGAAACTGTGGTTTCTGCCACCGTGACATATGACCACAGAGCACTGGTTATTGATGGGAAGCGGCGGATTTTGCAGTCGGGATCTTTTCATTACCCTCGAACCACTCCGGAG GTGTGGCCGGAAATTATTAAGAAAGCGAAGGAAGGGGGAATAGACGTGATTGAGACTTACGTTTTTTGGAACTACCATGAGCCAGTAAAAGGCCAG TACTACTTTGAAGGCAGATTTGATTTGGTGAAATTTGTGAAGACAGTCCAAGAATCAGGCCTTCTAGTTCATTTGAGGATTGGCCCGTATGCTTGTGCTGAATGGAACTAcgg GGGATTTCCAATTTGGTTACACTTTATTCCCGGAATTCAGTTTCGCACAACAAATGCACCTTTTAAG AAGGAAATGAAGATATTTCTTGCAAAAATtgttgaaatgatgaaaatgGAGAATCTCTTTGCATCACAAGGAGGCCCAATCATTCTTACTCAGGTGCTTCCCTTTGACG GGTCCTATGGGGTTGGCGGAGAATTATATGTCAAATGGGCTGCAGAAACTGCTGTTAGTCTCAATACATCTGTACCTTGGGTGATGTGTGTGCAAGATGATGCCCCGGATCCAGTT ATAAACACATGCAATGGATTTTATTGCGATGAGTTTACTCCAAATTCCCCATCCAAACCGAAGATGTGGACAGAGAATTACAGTGGATG GTTCCTTGGATTTGGCAATCCAATCCCCTTTCGACCTGTTGAGGACCTTGCTTTTGCTGTTGCACGATTTTTCGAAACAGGTGGCActtttcaaaactattacatG TATTTTGGCGGTACCAACTTTGGGCGAACTGCTGGAGGCCCTTTGGTTGCAACGAGCTATGATTATGATGCTCCTATAGATGAATATG GTTTTCTTAGACAGCCAAAATGGGGACATCTGCGTGACTTGCACCTGGCAATAAAACAGTGTGAAGAATATATGATCAGCTCTGATCCGACACAAATGAAACTTGGTACTAATTTAGAG GCACATATCTACCATAAAACATCCAATGAGTGTGCGGCATTTCTTGCTAATTATGACAGTAGTTCAGATGCAAATGTCACTTTTAATGGAAATATCTATTTCCTTCCAGCTTGGTCTGTGAGCATCCTTCCGGATTGTAAGAATGTTATATTTAACACCGCTAAG GTTGTCTCACAAAGAAATATTGGACATTCTCCTTTCGCCCTCACACCCGGTGTACATGATTTCATACTGGAACCAGCTTCATGGAGTTGGTATAAAGAGAGAGTTGGTACTTGGAGTAACAATTCATTTACTGACTCAGGCTTACTGGAGCAGATAAGTACTACGAAAGATGTTAGTGATTATTTATGGTATACAATAAG CATTAATGTGAatgaaaacataataacccgTCAAGAGGAAGAACTTTTTTTACACATCGAGAGTCTGGGACATGCAGCCCTAGTTTTCGTAAATAAAAGACTTGTGG GATTTGGATATGGTAACCATGAAGATGCAAGTTTCATCGTTGATGAGAAGATTACTCTAAACCACGGAAACAATACAATAGATTTGTTGAGTATGATGATTGGTGTACAG AATTACGGGCCGTGGTTCGATGTTGCAGGAGCAGGAATCTTTTCTGTTGTTCTTAGAGACTTGAAGAACAGAACAAATGATCTTTCTTTTGAAGAATGGACCTACCAGGTGGGACTTGAGGGGGAATACCTTGGATTGGATAACATAAGCCTTGCAAACAGTTCACTGTGGACTACAGGGGCTGCTCCACCACTTAATCAGAGTTTGATATGGTACAAG GTTTCATTCCTTGCTCCTGAAGGCAAGGGTCCTTTGGCGTTAAATCTTGCTAGCATGGGAAAGGGACAAGCGTGGGTTAACGGGCAGAGTGTAGGGAGATATTGGCAAGCCTACCTCTCGCCATCAACTGGTTGCGTAAACGGCAGTGATTGTGACTACAGAGGAGCCTATAACGCATCTAAATGTCTAAGGAACTGTGGTCAACCGGCTCAAACTCT GTATCATATTCCCCGTACATGGATACATACCGAAGATAACCTTCTAGTTCTCCACGAAGAGCTTGGTGGTGACCCTTCAAAGATTTCTTTGAGGACAAAAACTGGCCAAGAAATATGTGCACATGTATCCGAGACTGATCCTCCGCCTGCCAGTTCTTGGAAACCAAACTCGGAACTCATATCTCAAAACCCTGAAGTTCAACTGACCTGCGAACGAGGATGGAGTATCACTTCAATCAATTTTGCTAGCTTTGGAACTCCTATTGGAAATTGTGGCACATTCGCTTCGGGAGCTTGCAGTGCTGACATCTTATCAATCGTTCAGCAG GCTTGCCTTGGCCAAGAAGGATGTTCAATCCCTATCTCCGCGGCAACCTTGGGCGATCCTTGCCCCGGAGTGCTTAAGAGTTTAGCTGTCGAAGCTATTTGCAGTGAATGA
- the LOC126587035 gene encoding uncharacterized protein LOC126587035, whose amino-acid sequence MDFSTMDRGQLTLLGSAGCVMLTVHFTLQLLSQHLFYWKNPKEQKAIIIIILMAPIYAVDSFVGLLDIKGSKTFFMFLDSIKECYEALVIAKFLALMYSYLKISISKNIVPDEIKGREIHHSFPMTLFQPRTVRLNHQTLKLLKYWTWQFVIIRPVCSVLMITLQALGLYPSWLSWTFTIILNISVSLALYSLVVFYHVFAKELAPHSPLAKFLCIKGIVFFVFWQGVVIDILAAVGVIRSHHFWLDVEHVEEAIQNVLICLEMVVFSVLQQYAYHVAPYSGDVEKKMLNKKRE is encoded by the exons ATGGATTTTAGTACAATGGATCGCGGTCAGTTGACCCTGCTGGGATCCGCAGGCTGTGTGATGCTTACGGTGCATTTCACATTACAGTTATTGTCGCAACATCTCTTTTACTGGAAGAACCCGAAGGAGCAGAAGGCGATAATAATTATCATTCTCATGGCTCCTATATACGCAGTTGACTCATTTGTGGGTTTATTGGATATTAAGGGAAGCAAAacatttttcatgtttttggactCTATTAAGGAATGTTACGAGGCTCTG GTGATTGCTAAGTTCTTGGCTCTTATGTATAGTTACCTGAAGATATCCATAAGCAAAAATATCGTGCCAGATGAAATCAAAGGAAGAGAAATTCACCACTCGTTTCCCATGACTCTTTTTCAG CCTCGCACCGTTCGGCTAAACCACCAGACCCTGAAGCTACTCAAATATTGGACGTGGCAATTTGTCATCATACGCCCAGTTTGTTCTGTTTTGATGATAACTCTACAGGCACTGGGGCTGTACCCCAGTTGGTTGAGCTGGACCTTCACTATAATTCTTAACATTTCGGTTTCTTTAGCATTGTACTCTCTAGTGGTGTTTTACCATGTGTTTGCAAAGGAATTGGCACCGCATTCACCCCTTGCAAAGTTCCTGTGCATCAAGGGAATTGTCTTCTTCGTCTTTTGGCAG GGAGTGGTCATTGACATTTTAGCTGCTGTGGGCGTCATTCGATCTCACCATTTCTGGTTAGATGTGGAGCACGTGGAGGAAGCTATTCAGAATGTCTTGATATGTCTGGAGATGGTTGTGTTTTCTGTCCTCCAGCAGTATGCGTACCACGTTGCGCCTTACAGCGGAGACGTAGAAAAGAAGATGTTAAACAAGAAGAGGGAGTGA
- the LOC126584565 gene encoding uncharacterized protein LOC126584565 gives MGYLRFCFALLKMLCVLVLDFGRWQCLLAFPYPTTRVVALLAFDGALLCPFVRLALSLCTVWLTDSTTKPFCGSGFALSASAPPPCISASALRPGHLTACSACICFCLPACERVATASASASAAACGCLRATASAACFCFCSLLSSLPCLQSWSRHTQRASTERSTSMYAFYGHKPTVTSLLYLRGERYLERQACAEHENKYELKVLINGP, from the exons ATGGGTTATCTgcgcttttgctttgctttgttGAAGATGTTGTGTGTGTTGGTGTTGGACTTTGGAAGGTGGCAATGCCTTTTGGCTTTTCCTTATCCCACCACGCGTGTTGTTGCCTTGTTGGCCTTCGACGGCGCCCTCCTCTGTCCTTTCGTTCGTTTGGCTTTATCTCTGTGTACTGTCTGGCTTACCGACTCAACAACCAAACCA TTTTGCGGTTCTGGGTTTGCACTTTCAGCTTCTGCGCCGCCTCCTTGCATCTCCGCATCTGCTTTGCGACCTGGTCACCTGACTGCCTGCTCTGCTTGCATCTGCTTCTGCCTGCCTGCCTGCGAGCGAGTCGCGACTGCTTCTGCATCTGCTTCTGCGGCTGCCTGCGGCTGCCTGCGAGCGACTGCTTCTGCGGCTTGCTTCTGCTTCTGCAGCTTGCTTTCATCTCTGCCTTGCCTCCAATCTTGGAGTCGACACACCCAGAG AGCTTCTACCGAGAGATCCACTTCGATGTATGCATTTTACGGGCACAAACCCACAGTAACTTCCCTGTTATATTTGAGAGGAGAGCGTTACCTGGAACGACAAGCCTGTGCTGAACATGAGAACAAGTACGAACTCAAAGTATTGATCAATGGACCATAA